Proteins encoded by one window of Haematobia irritans isolate KBUSLIRL chromosome 2, ASM5000362v1, whole genome shotgun sequence:
- the LOC142226525 gene encoding large ribosomal subunit protein eL29-like, with the protein MAKPKNHTNHNQNRKAHGNGIKRPMRKRHESTMGMDVKFLTNQRFARRNKLSRAEADQRYKDRMAAQAGKEKPVFLQ; encoded by the coding sequence ATGGCCAAGCCAAAGAATCACACTAATCACAATCAAAACAGAAAGGCCCATGGTAATGGTATCAAGCGCCCAATGCGTAAACGCCATGAATCCACTATGGGTATGGATGTTAAATTCTTGACTAACCAACGTTTTGCCCGCAGAAACAAATTGTCCCGCGCTGAAGCTGACCAACGCTACAAGGATCGTATGGCCGCACAAGCTGGCAAGGAGAAGCCCGTTTTTCTCCAATAG